The Helicobacter canis genomic sequence TTTTAGCTCAATATGTGCTGCACCGCTTGTGGGTTTCACAAGCCCAGCTTTTAGCCGCTCTTGATATACAGGATCTTTGCTTAAATCAAGCGGGAAAAACTTGCTTACTACAAAAGCAGTCAGCATACACGCACTAAAGGTTGTGATAAGCCACACTAAAAGCAAAGTAGGATAGCTCCAGCCAAGTGGCTCTAGCACACCGGTCATATACACTACCGCCGCACTTACCGGACTTGCGGTAATGGCGATTTGGCTAGAAACCACAGCGATTGAAAGCGGGGCAGAGGGCTTAATATTTTGCTCCTTTGCCACTTCTACAATCACAGGTATCATAGAAAATGCCGTATGTCCAGTCCCTGCCAAAAATGTCAAAAAGTAAGTAACCGTTGGGGCAAGGTAGTTAATGTATTTTGGATTCTTTCTTAGAATCTTTTCAGCTACTTGCACCATATAGTCTAGCCCACCAGCAAGCTGCATAGCCGCAATCGCTGCAATAACGGACATAATGATTAAGATAACATCCCAAGGAATGGCTCCGGGCTTCATACCCAAAAAGAGGCAAAGCACAACGACACCAAATCCACCTGCATAGCCTATCGCCATACCGCCAAGCCGAATACCGATAAAAATAGCTCCAAGCAGCACCGCAACTTGAAGTATAAGCACTAACATTTCCATTGTAATCCTTTGGTTATTTTATATTGAAAAGCCCTAGATTCTAGAATACGCCCTAATCTCGTAGCCCACGCCATTTGATTAAAATCTAGAATCTTATTTAACTGCGTTGTCTCTTTGTCTTTGAGCTTTTGAAAAAGCGAAAAATCTGTTTAGATTACATTAAGATACTTCGCTGCGCTTAAGTATGACAAGTGTTTTAGAATCCAGATTTTAATAATTTTGCTTTTGGTGCATTTGGGCTCTCACGCACAAGCTACTTAAAGCTTATAGCGTGAGAGTTTCCTAAAGCACAAGGGCACATTTAGACTTCGCCTTTATGCTTGAGATTTTACACAAATGGCGAATTCTTTTGAAACTTCGCTTTATCTTCCGCACTCATATGAGGGTTTAGCATATTTTGCGGTTGGAAAATCTCATCTAACTGCTCTTTGCTTAAAAGCTTTCGCTCTAATGCGATTTCTTTTACCGGTTTGCCTGTTTGCAAAGATTCTTTAGCAATAGACGCAGAGTTTTCATAACCGATATATGGGTTTAACGCAGTAACGATACCTATGCTGTTATACACAAAATCGCTACATACTTTTTCATTCGCTGTGATTCCATCTACACATTTGCTCGCAAGGGTAAGCATTGCGTTTCTCATCATAGAGATAGAGTTAAAGAGCCCATAGGCAATCACTGGCTCAAATACATTGAGTTGCAATTGTCCGCCTTCACTCGCAAAGCTCACAGTTACATCATTACCGATAACCGCATAGCACACTTGATTGACTACTTCTGGAATTACCGGATTTACTTTTCCGGGCATAATGGAGCTTCCGGGCTGCATTTTAGGTAGATTTATCTCATTTAGCCCAGCACGAGGTCCAGAGCTTAGTAGTCGTAAGTCATTGCATACTTTAGAGAGTTTTACCGCTACTCTTTTTAGCACACCACTTACTTGCACATACGCGCCTGTATCTTGGGTGGCTTCAATCAAATCATCAGCAGTTTTGAAAGGGTGTCCTGTAACTTCGCAAAGATATTTTTGCACGATTTTTGGATAGTCTGGGTGAGAGTTTATCCCTGTGCCGATTGCTGTGCCGCCCATATTGATTTCTGTTACAAGGCTTCTTGCTTCTAGCACTCTAGTAATATCTTCGCCCATCATCACAGAAAAAGTATGAAACTCCTGCCCTAAAGTCATAGGCACAGCATCTTGGAGCTGTGTGCGTCCCATTTTTAGCACATCTTTAAACTCTTTTGATTTATTTTCAAAGGATTTTTTAAGCACTTCCATATCTTTTGCAAGGGCTGAAAGCTCATCATAAAGGGCTACGTGAATAGCTGTTGGGTAAGAATCATTTGTAGATTGAGAGAGATTGACATGGTCATTTGGGTGGCAGTGTTGATAATCACCCTTTTTATGTCCCATAATCTCTAATGCAAGGTTTGCTACCACTTCATTGGTATTCATATTTGTGCTAGTCCCTGCGCCCCCTTGGATCATATCTACGACAAATTGGTCGCGTAATTCCCCAGCGATAAGCCTATCACACGCTTTGCAAATAGCATCTTTTTTTGTGCTATCTAGTAGTTTTAGCTCATTATTTGCTAGAGCTGCTGCCTTTTTTACCTGTGCGAAAGCTTTGATAAAGCTTGGATAGCCACTGAGTTTATCACCTGTGATATTGAAGTTTTGCAATGCTCTAAAAGTTTGCACTCCATAATACACATCATCAGCAATTTCTAGCTCCCCTATAAAATCGTGTTCTACGCGTTTTCCCATAATAACTCCTTTGGGTGAAATGTGTTATCACAAGTGATAACTTAGGCGTGATTCTAGCTTTATAAACTAAAAATAATCTAAATCCACCCAACTTGCATCCCACTAGATCTAGATTCTAGCAAGCTTATTTCTTGCGCCACTCGCTAAGGGCTACACCAAGCAGGGTAAGCGCGACTCCCACAAAGCCCATAAGCTCTATGCGCTCACCTAGTAAGATCATCGCCACAAAGATGGTGATAATGGGGGTTAGATAGACATAGATATTTGTCTGTATCGCGCCAATGAGCGTGGTGGCGCGATTCCACAGGATAAAGCACAGCCCAGAGGCAAAAAAAGCGACTATCAAAAGATTGATAGAGACTTTTGGATCGCTTAGGGCTGCTAGATTTGGAGAAAAGTCAAAGAGCAAAAACCCCGGGAGTAAAAACACTATCCCATAAAAAATCATACGCCTTGTAATAAGCACCAAATCATACCCTCTAGCTAAGATCCTAACTATTAGCACCGAGTATGCCCCCCAGCCCAGCGCAGAGATCAGTGCTAGCACATCGCCCACAGGCTTAATGCTAAAGCCCTGACTAAGCAGTGCTACCCCAGCGATACACAGCACAAAGCCTAAGAAAAAGTTAATATAAGGCTTTTCTATCTGCAAGATAAAGCTAAATATCCCCGTAAATAGCGGCGCAGTAGCGATGATAATGCTCACATTTGAAGCGGTCGTTTGCTCCATAGCAAGATTTAAAAATAAGTTATATATAGCTATCCCACATAGCCCAGCACAGGCGATCCTTAGCTCATCTTGAAGTGGCAAACGCAAGTATTTTGGGCGATAGAGTAGCAAGAAGCAATAGCCTAGTCCAAATTGCAAAATCAGCAGCTCAAAGGGTGAGAAATACCCTAGCAGGATCTTCACACATACATACAAAGCCGACCAGAAAAACACACTACTTAGCGCAAAAATATGTCCCTTTATCATCGCTACTCCTTTATGGGCTTTAGTCTTAAGATAGCATTAAACCCCGCCATAGAATTGTTTGCCCATAGAATTGTTTGCAATGTATCTCATACTAGAATCCACTTTTGCGTTGTGTAGTATCAAAGCTCGCTTGCAATGACAATTCAGGGCGTTTTTTCAAAAGTGGATTCTAGGCTTTCAAGCTCTGCAAGATTATGTGAGAATCTAGCAAGATACATTCGCCCTAGATCGATCCTGTGATACACCCAGCCCCATAACGCCCAGATATAATTAGCCATTAGCTTGCCATATAGCACATCTGTGTAGGTGATGATTCTTTTTGCGCTAGCGTTGTAGTGGTGCAAAAGGGCTAGAATCTGGCTTTGACTAAGCTCTAGCTCGGCGGCTAGATTCCCAAGCTCCCACTCTATGCAAGAAAATCCAGCATACTCAAAGTCAATCAAAAGTAGCTCGCCATTGCTGGCGTTATAGAGGATATTGGGCAGCTGCAAATCTCTGTGGCATAGCACTAGCTCGCGCTTATCAAGAGTCTTGGCGATAGTCATAAGCCTTTTATGCTCTTGTGGGGTGGTGAGCTTGATATGGGCTAGGGCTTGATATTTAGCGATCTCATCACAGAGCAAAATAGGCTCAAAATGCGGGTAGGCAGTGTGCTTTATACTATGGAGTGCTAGGAGCTTGCTTGCGATTTGCTCTAAAATCTCATCGCTAATTTGCGCAAAATCTAGGGGCTTATGATCGCTTAGATAATCACTCATTTTTATCCCACT encodes the following:
- a CDS encoding DMT family transporter codes for the protein MIKGHIFALSSVFFWSALYVCVKILLGYFSPFELLILQFGLGYCFLLLYRPKYLRLPLQDELRIACAGLCGIAIYNLFLNLAMEQTTASNVSIIIATAPLFTGIFSFILQIEKPYINFFLGFVLCIAGVALLSQGFSIKPVGDVLALISALGWGAYSVLIVRILARGYDLVLITRRMIFYGIVFLLPGFLLFDFSPNLAALSDPKVSINLLIVAFFASGLCFILWNRATTLIGAIQTNIYVYLTPIITIFVAMILLGERIELMGFVGVALTLLGVALSEWRKK
- the aspA gene encoding aspartate ammonia-lyase, which produces MGKRVEHDFIGELEIADDVYYGVQTFRALQNFNITGDKLSGYPSFIKAFAQVKKAAALANNELKLLDSTKKDAICKACDRLIAGELRDQFVVDMIQGGAGTSTNMNTNEVVANLALEIMGHKKGDYQHCHPNDHVNLSQSTNDSYPTAIHVALYDELSALAKDMEVLKKSFENKSKEFKDVLKMGRTQLQDAVPMTLGQEFHTFSVMMGEDITRVLEARSLVTEINMGGTAIGTGINSHPDYPKIVQKYLCEVTGHPFKTADDLIEATQDTGAYVQVSGVLKRVAVKLSKVCNDLRLLSSGPRAGLNEINLPKMQPGSSIMPGKVNPVIPEVVNQVCYAVIGNDVTVSFASEGGQLQLNVFEPVIAYGLFNSISMMRNAMLTLASKCVDGITANEKVCSDFVYNSIGIVTALNPYIGYENSASIAKESLQTGKPVKEIALERKLLSKEQLDEIFQPQNMLNPHMSAEDKAKFQKNSPFV